The genomic window aaggacatgacgcggacgcgtgaggcacgcgatcgcgtgagaaggattgcgcgtccagcgccagtccagcaccactctagcacaactttcggatGTGCACCACcttgacgtcgaaatcctggtcacgcggccgcgtggggcacgcggtcgcgtgggaggccattattcccatatgacgtggtcgcgtcggtgacgcgatcacgtgggtaatttgtgccattggcacgcctccagccacgctctcgggtgactctctgttcaattttctttcttcccaatgcactggcgacgcggacgcgtgggtgacgcggtcgcgtcgcgtgcggttcttttttttttaatgcatgaaaaatacagaatgcaatgctaatatgaatgttatacaaaactccaggttcaataaaataaaactcaaaaacaaataaaactaaataaaaatgaaaaatgaacgatcataccatggtgggttgtctcccacctagcacttttagttagagtccttaagttggacatttggtgagctccctgttatggtggcttatgcttgtattcatccaggaatctccaccaatgtttgtgattccagtaacctccggggtcccaaactaggcatgtaaagcccttaagaagcttcagacagattcttaggctcccggggtgacaaatgtcagagcagattccaggatcccaaatcttgcttttacacccatttttgtcgggatctgtattttcccagccgggtgataagtaatttgaattctcactgcagctaccaaacagcttcctagacccattcagttgagctctacaccaacccttgcgtttaaacttaaagcttccaaccataatgaaccttgcaggacaattcttaccactgaccatcttcttcttactcttaatgccacaaagagctctaagttgaccatccgtctccagtagtcCATATTCAactggaattagaaagctaagggatatgaattttactcacttaaatgttgtgaaggatgatggcaacttagggggaggtgtttttaatgaaattgcaaggtccactcccttgtgctcttctctgataattaccacctatttgcaagcttcttcaatttcaacatctttctcttggtagctttcttccaattcaatctcctcttcattgctttccaaaggcatgggaggttgtgcttcttcttcttgaatctccatctcttgatcaacctcttacaagtcttcaactgtgatatgccttggaggttgtacaccctcctcagcatcaatttcaaacgtcttggaagggggttctatgactggaccttcccatggaggttctgcatctcctaagtcttcaaccacttcttcttcttcaataatttcggcttccttcacttgttccagtacaaagtcatgctccgtactgttcactggagtttctagtatctccttcatgctacgttcttcattggattgcccacatgaagccatgagggttccttgagtgtccgaacgtcgggaagctaattgatttatcgcttgttccaattgacgaatggttgcctaaaatcgatccactgtttccttgaaacgatcctttgtctcttgatgcactcggctttcataaataggatcatagagctcttggattgatggatatggagatggtgaatattgaagtggtggttcttgtgagtaattgggttggaattggggtggttctatatatggttcatatggctcataaggtggttggtatggtggttgagggttagggtcatatggaggtgaatggcggaaaggggcttgtgagtttggtggtccaaagtcatgttgaggagaggattcacaggtatatggtggtggttgttgatagtccattggaggtggttgttgccatgaggtttgatcaaatccttgtggctcctcccatctttgattgttccaaccttgatgcctgttctcattgtaatttcttcttcctgcaacattattgtaaccagactcatagccaaagaggTGAGAGtttatagtagcaaataaaaattaaaaataaaaacaaatttaaatttaaaggttatttaaattttgaatttgaaaattaaattttgaaatttgaaatttaaaattttgaaatttgaattttttgaaatttgaattttaaatttttgaaatttgaattttgaatttgagattttgaaatttgaaaaaatttttaaaattgaattttgaaaatttttaaatttgaattttgaaatttgatttttaaattttgaattttttgaatttaataagaaaagagaaaaacaataaaatgacaacaaatttaaaaatttttagatcaaaacgaaaaaaacaactaagaacaacttgaaggttaagatgaacacgaagaacaacctgaagatcaagatgaacaccgagaaaaaaaaattttgaaaaatttttttttttgaaaaaaaaattatttttttcgaaaaaaaattttttaattaaataaaaaccaataacctcttaatttatgaaaaaagcaaaaataaaaataaataaacaaataaaaagcaaatatttacaataaccaataataaggcacacgtttgtaatttcccggcaacggcaccattttgacgttaggatttttgccagtaaagaatttcataaaaacagtcgtgttgtagatatagtctctaaaccgacagaaatcccttcgtacaaacgttttggttgtcacaagtaacaaacccattaaaaattgataaccgaagtattcaaacctcgggtcgtcttctcaaggaattgcagggaggtgtatttattattggttatgagttttctggggaatgttgagtttgagcAATGGGCAccggtatatttaaatgacaagtaaaataaattaacaataataaaatctcttggcaaggtatgaagaactggaagtcctatcctgtttatccttatcaattgtaatgagaattagatttttctcccactttgttaacctctaactatgaaggtaagttaagtggatgaattaatttcgaatcctcaagtcctagtctttccttgggaaaggctagagttatagGATCTCGAATTATTTCTTGaataattctaattttcaatcaacaactcGAGttggataactcaagagtcaccaattaattaaccaaagccaaaagggaaaatatctaaattaaattaaaaacatttataaatgaagcaaagcaaaattaaatctgaaaatacctcgaattgcattcacaaaagaacttaaatctgacatagacattcataaattaaattagaaaaataaataaaaagaacattgaacctgggattgagagtcactcctaaaactaagagaagtcctaaatcctaatcctaagagagaggagagaacctctctctctaaaaactacatctactcctaaaattgtgaatgtgtgaaagcttttctatgaatgaatggattcccccactttatagcctctaatatgtgttttctgggccgcaaactgggtcgaaaacaacccagaaatcgctggagaagaattcaaacacgctgatttccgtcactgcgacgcggccgcatggagcacgcggtcgcgtcacctagcgtcagagcaactatggcatattatatattaaatcgaaactccggacgttagctttccaacgcaactagaactgcgtcgtttgaacctctgtagctaaagttatagccgtttgagtgcgaagaggtcaggctggacagcttagcaatttctccaacttcttgtattccttccacttttgcatgcttcctttctatcctctgagccattcctgccctgtaatctctgaaagcacttaacacacatatcaaggcatctaatggtaataagagaggattaatattagcaaatataagtccaaagaaacatgttttcaattaaagcacataattaggaaggcaaatgtaaaaccatgcaaatagtatgaataagtggataaagagtagataaaaaccactcaatcgagtacaagataaaccataaaatagtggtttatcatcccCTCCATGCCTCCAATGGTTTTCTCTACATATTTATTTGGCCTCTCAATCTCTGTACCTTGATTTGATTTATCCCCTGGTCTATCCCTTGAACCAGAGGAGatttcctcaatccttctttctgtctgagcCCCATCACCTAATTCCAAGACAGTAGTATTATCATCACCCATCAGCTCATCCAGATCAGCCCCTTCATTTTGTTCCAGATTTTTCTGCAATGCCACTTGTCTATTTGCCAATAAATCCTGTGTACCATCTACTCTGCCTACTGATTTTACTGAGACACTAGCCTGAGAGCTCCTTACCCACCCTTGACTagactctccttctctctcatggTGCCTTCTTTGCCATACCCTTTCCTGTTGGCTTCTCTCACGCGCCTCCCATAGTTCCTCCATCCAGTTGTTTTGATCTTCCTTCTGTCTCCTAATCCTAGCCTTTCTTGCTTCAACATCTATGGACTTCAGACCTGGAGTAGTGAGCTCAGGACCATATTTGGACATATTAGGATTAACTATGGACATAGCCATCTCCTCAACACAGGTCCTTCTATCATGACCAATCATCCCACACTTATAGCAGTAGTCATACAGTTTTTCATATTTTAACGATGCCCATGCATGACTTCCATCAAACTTTTTGAACCAGAATCCAGTTTTTAATGGAAGTTGAATATCAATCTCAACTCTAACTCTCAAAAAAGGTCTAAGCATATTTCTTTCAACAAAAGGATCTTCTGCAGTTATAACCCTACCCAATATTGCTCCTATTTTCTCAGCGTTACTTTTATTGATTTTATCATATGGTAATCCATGTATTTGAATCCAAATAGGAAGCTGAttgtaatttacctcatcaatgGACAGATTTGAGCTCCACCATTGAAGACTAAGCATATGGCCTTCTATTCTCCATGGTCCGCCTTCATAAGCTCTCCTTGCTTCATCTTGACTTTTAAAGTTCAAAATGAAAGACTTGGAACCTGCACTAGTGATCACCAATCCTTGCAGATCTCCCCACATCTGAAAGATGGTCTTTCGCACTGTAGTCATGTTGAGTGATTTTTTTGTTAGTACTCTTCCGACTAGTTTTTGATTGGCAGCTGCTTCCTGTTGAACTGGGGCCTCATCAAAGTGAACCACATCTCCCCCCATGCCTTCAAATATCATACCTTCCATTCTTCTTCCTAAAAGGATGATTCTTTGTAATGATTGTTAGCACTCTCTTTGTAAAGAAATATGTTGTAGTGTTTTCGAGAAATATGTGTTTAGTGTATTAATGTGATCACCGGCTTTGCTTATCGAAGAAGTTGAACTCCACTGCTGGAGAGTTGAAGCTCCACTGCTGGAGAAAAAGGTCGTAGGCTTTGACTCTGTTAGTGTCTCAACTCTCAAGTGAATAACTTATGACATACTTAACATACTTGCCACTACTACATCACATGCCTAGCCACACTAACAAACAATCTTTAGCATTACCCTTAGTGCACCAAAAAATTCTTNNNNNNNNNNNNNNNNNNNNNNNNNNNNNNNNNNNNNNNNNNNNNNNNNNNNNNNNNNNNNNNNNNNNNNNNNNNNNNNNNNNNNNNNNNNNNNNNNNNNNNNNNNNNNNNNNNNNNNNNNNNNNNNNNNNNNNNNNNNNNNNNNNNNNNNNNNNNNNNNNNNNNNNNNNNNNNNNNNNNNNNNNNNNNNNNNNNNNNNNNNNNNNNNNNNNNNNNNNNNNNNNNNNNCCAATGAACGTGACGGCACAACTTTTGCGacaaattttataataattagaaTCTACAAACAATTAAATACAAATATAATTCATAAGCTTTACAACTTACAAGATAGGCAGCGATGAACTATGTTACATAGTTGTCTAAGTTCTGATCACCATACACACACAGCTTAACAAAATTTCAGTAAGGTGGTTCTTCATACACGCATTTTTTATCTGCACAAAATTTTAAGCAGCTTACAACACAtcataaatattttgttttcTGGCCTTCTCAATGCCATCCATGGCCATTGCGTTCAGTTGGAGAaccaggctctacaggaacaaaACCCCTGCCGCCGAAAACGGGGCGCATGAATGAATCGTCGAACTTACGCCATAATCTGTGGACGGTGTGTGTTGGCCTGGTTAGCAAGTTGCGAATACTGCTTGGGCGAGTAACTTCATGGCCTTCAAGATCAGCTTCAGATTCTTGGGCTAGAAGTGGGACAGTAACTGATTTTGGACTCAATATGCTGTTCGTGGAGCTTGTACCTTTATGAGGGTTTGGAGGCAGCAAAAGCATTATGAGTGGTTTAGTCATCAAACCAAACACCTGAGAAAATGTAATTAAGTTGTGTCATTGCCATCAGCAaggaaaacttaataaaaacctataaaaatagactatactttttgtccctaacatttgcGTATCCctagtttttaattttattcaattttgtccctaaagtttatGATTTATTCAATTTTGACTCTAACGCATTGAATTTGTGTCAAATCTACTCCTGAAGGttttcaattttgtccctaacattttgGACGAAATTAACGTTCAGAGATAATTTCGACACAAATCGAAAATGTTAAAGAGACAAAATTGAGTGAAATTAAACGTTAaaagtattttttgaaaaaaatcacaaacattcgggacaaaaagtatactttatcctAATTTATATTATGACACTAAAGGTTTAACTTCAATATAGTATCAGCATCAAAAGTTTCAGAGTCTAATCTCTAATCATATACTTCTATATGGAACCATTGAAGGAACTAAGTGGATGACTCGTGTGTTAAACTTTTATATCTATCAAAAATAATTTCTAGCACTAAAACACATCAAATTTGTATAGATTTGGAATGACCATGAACAGTTACAGAGAAAAAGTGAAATTAGTTGTCCAAAGCAAGGGAAGTAGACAAATGAATTATATATTTTCACATAACGTATGCAAATATCAATCTGACGTGTGGTTTCATATGATACAGAGAACCCCAAAATGCTAACCCAAGAGAGCAATTATCAGTCATACATCAATGAAATAACCAGTGACTGTTAGAGATGATGCCAGAAACAAATAGATATCTTACCACTGTGCTGAAAAGCACAACTGTGATGGTGCTGGTGATCATGATAGCATTGGATTGCTGTTGTGTATGCCCGGACATAGTGAACTGCATGCCATAAGAGTATGAATTATTCAAGCTGTCAAGCATGAACTTTAATATCCTAAATAAGTGACCattaatgctttcctttattttactCATGCTTAATATTATTTGAGTTTATCTAACTAGTGCCCTATGTCCATTGGTTAtggaaacaaaaaggaaaagtttGTACTGAAATCTAAAAAACTTTTAACCTTTTAATGTATTAGATGATGTGAAAGTTTAACAACTTTCCTACTCTTACATTCATTAGCCAATGACTGTTGGGCACTAGCTAGAAAATCTCTTACGATTTTGCTTACCAGTAGCCAAAGGGGTTTAAAGATACAAGAGTAGAAACTTTTCATGCCTTCAATGGTATTGGAAACATATAAAAACTTCCTTGGTTAGTAAGCTTAAGAAGTATCTTAGGGCACTCTTTATTAAGATCCTTATTGTACTTTGTCTGGACAAGTAGCCATTCATTCAAGTTTGCAAACAACCACGACTTATTGTCTGCAGTATTGCTCCTACCTGATTATATGCAAGTGCCATTGAAACAGCACCTCTCATAAGACCAGCCCACCAAATAATCACCTGCAATAAGGAAAAAAGAAATGAGAAACTTGCCAGCAGAACTTGATGGTAGCACAAGAGATCTGGAATGAAGGTACTCATTAATGGAAAATTAATCATACTTGCTGCCTGAAAGTGATTTTCTCGCTTGATGACTTTTTGGCCAAGTTGGATAAGAACGATAACGGGAAAACAAAAGCTGCTCTTCCAACAAGTACTAGACCCATCAATACTGCACTCACTGCTACTGATGTTCCAGGTCTGCAGAAGTAATCAAGTGTggcacattaattttttttttttatatatactgaATATAATAGGGTATACTTTTTGTCCCGATTGTTTGCGATTTTTTTCAAACCCAAATACCCCTAATGTTTAATTtctttcaatttagtccctaacGTTTTCAATTTATGTCAAAACTACCCTTGGAAGttttcaattttgtccctaacgttttacaTGAAATTAATGCAAAGAGTAATTTTTTGACTCAAATCAAAAACGTTAGGGGCAAAATTGAATGTAATTAAACATTAGGGATAATTTTGAAGAAAATTGCAAAGCATTAGGGA from Arachis ipaensis cultivar K30076 chromosome B09, Araip1.1, whole genome shotgun sequence includes these protein-coding regions:
- the LOC110267097 gene encoding uncharacterized protein LOC110267097, whose protein sequence is MEGMIFEGMGGDVVHFDEAPVQQEAAANQKLVGRVLTKKSLNMTTVRKTIFQMWGDLQGLVITSAGSKSFILNFKSQDEARRAYEGGPWRIEGHMLSLQWWSSNLSIDEVNYNQLPIWIQIHGLPYDKINKSNAEKIGAILGRVITAEDPFVERNMLRPFLRVRVEIDIQLPLKTGFWFKKFDGSHAWASLKYEKLYDYCYKCGMIGHDRRTCVEEMAMSIVNPNMSKYGPELTTPGLKSIDVEARKARIRRQKEDQNNWMEELWEARERSQQERVWQRRHHEREGESSQGWVRSSQASVSVKSVGRVDGTQDLLANRQVALQKNLEQNEGADLDELMGDDNTTVLELGDGAQTERRIEEISSGSRDRPGDKSNQGTEIERPNKYVEKTIGGMEGMINHYFMVYLVLD